One part of the Ziziphus jujuba cultivar Dongzao chromosome 2, ASM3175591v1 genome encodes these proteins:
- the LOC125422428 gene encoding putative disease resistance protein At3g14460: MVVLGEIFLGAFLRVLLQKLMSKEVLDFARGGRVHKKLKKWSSTLETIKAVLSDAEEKQLTDEAVKLWLGDLRDLAYDVEDVLDKFYTELLRREVENLYRASASKVWSLIPTCCTSSTPSALGLFMFKMDSEINKITVRLQDITQRKNDLGLNAIERSVIEWKRPPSSSLPDGQVIGRDEHKKKIVQLLLTDQQSNLNFDVVGIVGMPGVGKTTLAGLVFHDDAVKEHFDIRVWISVSVEFDYVRLTKAILQTIKPESANNEEFSKLQERLSEELTGKKFLFVLDDVWNTKNDLHDLWVTMRPPFRAGAPGSKIIVTTRDESAAKLMGAVGHHNLDCVSRDDWWKIFVEHAFSTSNTSEQQNLGSLRDEILAKCDGLPLSARALGGLLCYKEVDGWKEVLENKLWTQPEHSNIPSLLKLSYHYLPPHVKRCFAYCSIFPEDYEFEEKQLILLWMAEGLLQNPKGSRQMEDLGREYFRELSSRSFFQKSKKDESKYVMHDLFNELARSVAGEIGFRLEDKVDNDKRCRSFEKFRHSAYFSSEPEGMQRLEVFSNLEHLRTFLPLSHSYHERRKYLTSNFTREILPKLQYLRVLSLNGYCIRELPDSIGELKFLRYLDLSHTDITTLPESISHLYNLQTLLLEGCYYLNALPSGLKNLISLRHLTFPHKLPHRGPLKGMPSNMGKLTNLRTLSYFEVGKESSSSGIGELGPLLHLRRTLHISGLENVNGVEDAAMANLTGKDGIDVLVLEWKSGETADPDIFESLQPPRMLKELIVMGYGGSKFPDWMGNALFSKMVKMRLDNCRRCKLLPSLGQLSLLKELTINGLSGVESVGSEFYGDGGLNAFPLLETLCFKYMENWKDWFPDETNNGIDRFPQLKKLVVNNCPMLKGKLPENLPSLKDLEVFACERLTVSIPSNQMLCSLSIRSCAEVVCENHAHLKSLKSIFISNIRKFRYQPERFMQGLTREENLVVPGCNEMAALLQDTFCQLTSFRELRIEGSSLRHLTLVAVPGCNWMTSLQQYELRQLASRRCLKINDSCLQYLELDVEETEQVQLRITTKLERLLLSQCNNLLKVPEGLHLTLLKELSIVLCHSLTSISESSLPSSLRVLYIRDCSNLKSVLVQEEYTSTNSNCTLCLESLTIQRCFSLESLTSAKLPDTLKQLEVWDCPSLICLSSSKELPEALVLDISTCNRLTSLLSDDKLPKALKRLKISECQSLTCLSSSEELLEALEDLNIRNCNRLTSLVSDDKFPKALKHLTIWGCGKLKRITNRFYSNTCLQSLSISNCKNLTSLPEGLHHLTDLRAVYIVGCENLVSFPEGGLPASNLRRLIAPGTILNNMVANPRGMQGFPPNLTSLTILNLEVIKPLFQLGLLHRLTSLRELDLKGKATDMVSFPSEDEKGGRKGMMLPKSLITLRIQHFENLKKFSAGLQCLTSLQHVYLINCEKLKSLPERGLLRSLLKLEISGCKLLQKKCKRDTGPFWPRIAHIPDVRC, encoded by the coding sequence ATGGTGGTACTGGGAGAGATATTCCTGGGAGCGTTCCTACGGGTGCTGCTTCAGAAGTTGATGTCTAAGGAGGTGCTCGATTTTGCTCGTGGTGGACGTGTTCACAAGAAGCTTAAGAAATGGAGCTCAACACTAGAGACGATTAAAGCCGTCCTCTCTGATGCAGAGGAAAAGCAACTGACCGATGAGGCTGTGAAACTTTGGCTTGGTGATCTCAGAGACTTGGCTTATGATGTGGAAGATGTACTGGACAAGTTTTACACCGAACTGCTCCGGCGCGAGGTAGAAAATTTGTATCGAGCTAGCGCAAGTAAGGTATGGAGCTTAATCCCAACTTGTTGTACTAGTTCGACTCCAAGCGCATTGGGATTATTCATGTTTAAAATGGATtctgaaattaataaaatcactGTCCGCTTGCAAGATATAACTCAGAGAAAAAATGACCTTGGTTTGAATGCTATTGAAAGATCTGTAATTGAATGGAAAAGGCCACCAAGCTCAAGTTTGCCTGATGGTCAAGTAATCGGAAGAGATGAACACAAGAAGAAAATAGTTCAATTATTGTTAACGGATCAGCAAAGCAATCTCAATTTTGATGTAGTTGGCATAGTTGGGATGCCTGGAGTTGGAAAGACCACACTTGCTGGGTTGGTGTTCCATGATGATGCCGTGAAGGAACATTTTGACATCAGAGTATGGATTTCTGTTTCTGTCGAGTTTGATTATGTGAGGTTAACAAAGGCAATTCTTCAAACAATCAAACCAGAAAGTGCGAACAATGAGGAGTTCAGTAAACTTCAGGAACGTCTTAGTGAAGAATTGACAGGCAAgaagtttttgtttgttttagatgACGTTTGGAATACCAAGAATGATCTCCATGATCTCTGGGTAACCATGCGGCCCCCGTTTAGAGCTGGAGCTCCAGGAAGTAAGATAATTGTGACAACAAGAGATGAATCTGCTGCAAAGCTGATGGGAGCAGTTGGACATCATAATCTGGATTGTGTATCACGTGATGATTGGTGGAAAATATTTGTGGAGCATGCATTCTCGACAAGTAATACTAGTGAACAACAAAATTTGGGATCATTAAGGGATGAAATTCTTGCAAAATGCGATGGCTTGCCCTTGTCTGCACGTGCTCTTGGAGGCCTTCTCTGTTACAAAGAAGTTGACGGATGGAAAGAAGTATTGGAGAACAAGTTATGGACCCAACCGGAACATAGTAACATTCCCTCGCTGTTAAAATTAAGCTACCACTACCTCCCTCCACATGTAAAAAGGTGTTTTGCCTATTGCTCAATATTCCCAGAGGACTATGAATTTGAGGAAAAACAGTTGATTCTTTTATGGATGGCAGAAGGGTTACTTCAGAATCCAAAAGGGAGCAGACAAATGGAAGATTTGGGCAGAGAGTATTTCAGAGAGCTATCCTCAAGGTCATTCTTTCAGAAATCAAAAAAGGACGAATCAAAGTATGTAATGCATGACCTCTTCAATGAATTGGCACGATCGGTTGCTGGAGAAATTGGTTTTAGGTTGGAAGATAAGGTGGATAATGATAAGCGATGCAGGAGTTTCGAAAAGTTCCGTCACTCAGCTTACTTCAGTTCTGAGCCTGAAGGCATGCAGAGACTTGAGGTATTCTCCAACCTCGAGCATTTGCGGACTTTTCTACCACTTTCACATTCATATCATGAGAGAAGAAAGTACTTGACTAGCAATTTCACTCGTGAAATATTgccaaaattacaatatttaaggGTGCTTTCTCTGAATGGATATTGTATTAGAGAGCTACCAGATTCAATTGGTGAACTAAAATTTCTACGGTACCTTGACCTTTCCCACACGGATATAACAACTTTGCCTGAATCCATAAGCCATCTTTACAATTTACAGACCTTGTTGTTAGAAGGCTGCTATTATCTAAATGCATTGCCGAGTGGTTTGAAGAATCTAATTAGTCTGCGTCATCTCACCTTTCCACATAAATTGCCGCATCGAGGGCCTTTGAAAGGAATGCCTTCAAATATGGGTAAGTTGACTAATCTCCGAACGTTGTCTTACTTCGAAGTGGGAAAAGAGAGTAGCTCATCAGGAATTGGAGAGTTGGGACCTCTATTGCATCTTCGTCGGACACTACACATCTCAGGACTAGAGAATGTGAATGGAGTTGAGGATGCAGCAATGGCCAACTTAACTGGCAAGGATGGCATTGATGTATTGGTACTGGAATGGAAGTCGGGAGAAACAGCTGATCCAGATATTTTTGAAAGCCTACAACCTCCTCGGATGCTCAAGGAGCTTATTGTCATGGGCTATGGTGGTTCTAAATTTCCAGATTGGATGGGAAATGCTCTGTTCTCTAAGATGGTGAAAATGAGGTTAGACAATTGTAGGCGATGCAAATTGTTGCCCTCACTTGGACAATTGTCCTTGCTAAAAGAGCTTACTATAAACGGATTGTCTGGGGTAGAAAGCGTTGGAAGTGAGTTTTACGGGGATGGTGGCTTGAACGCTTTTCCATTATTGGAAACCCTGTGCTTTAAGTATATGGAAAATTGGAAAGATTGGTTTCCAGATGAAACTAATAATGGAATTGATAGGTTTCCTCAGCTGAAAAAGCTTGTTGTAAACAATTGCCCAATGTTGAAGGGTAAATTACCAGAGAACCTTCCTTCGTTAAAAGACCTTGAGGTTTTTGCTTGTGAGCGGCTGACAGTTTCAATTCCCAGCAATCAAATGCTCTGCTCGTTATCCATCCGTAGCTGTGCAGAGGTGGTTTGTGAAAATCATGCACACTTGAAGTCACTAAAGTCCATTTTTATTTCTAACATTCGAAAGTTTAGGTATCAACCAGAAAGATTCATGCAAGGATTGACAAGAGAAGAAAATTTGGTGGTTCCTGGTTGCAATGAGATGGCTGCTTTGCTGCAGGATACATTTTGTCAACTCACTTCCTTTCGTGAATTACGAATTGAAGGCAGTTCCTTGCGCCATCTTACACTGGTTGCTGTTCCTGGTTGCAATTGGATGACTTCTTTGCAGCAGTATGAATTACGTCAGCTCGCTTCTCGTCGCTGTCTAAAAATTAATGACAGCTGCTTGCAGTATCTTGAACTGGATGTGGAAGAAACAGAACAGGTACAATTGCGGATAACTACCAAACTGGAGAGACTGTTATTAAGCCAGTGTAATAATCTTTTGAAGGTACCAGAAGGGTTGCACCTAACATTACTTAAAGAGCTAAGCATAGTTCTCTGCCATAGTCTCACGTCTATTTCAGAGTCCAGTTTGCCGTCTTCTCTCAGAGTTTTGTATATTCGTGATTGCAGCAATTTGAAATCAGTACTGGTACAAGAGGAGTACACCAGCACCAACAGCAATTGCACCCTTTGTCTGGAGTCATTGACTATACAACGGTGTTTTTCTCTTGAATCCCTAACATCGGCCAAGTTACCAGACACACTTAAACAGCTTGAAGTTTGGGATTGTCCCAGTTTAATTTGCTTATCATCATCGAAGGAGCTACCTGAGGCGCTAGTCCTCGATATTTCGACATGCAATCGTCTTACATCCTTATTATCGGATGACAAATTGCCCAAAGCCCTAAAGCGTCTTAAGATAAGTGAATGTCAAAGTTTGACTTGCTTATCATCTTCGGAGGAGCTACTTGAGGCGCTTGAAGACCTCAATATTCGGAATTGCAATCGTCTTACATCCTTAGTATCGGATGACAAATTCCCCAAAGCCCTAAAACATCTTACGATATGGGGTTGTGGAAAGCTGAAGAGGATAACAAATAGGTTCTACAGCAACACTTGTCTTCAATCTCTTTCCATCAGCAATTGCAAAAACCTTACATCCTTACCTGAAGGCCTCCACCATCTCACCGACCTTCGTGCAGTATATATTGTAGGCTGTGAAAATCTAGTTTCCTTCCCCGAAGGAGGGCTGCCCGCTTCAAACCTGAGAAGGCTTATTGCTCCAGGTACCATTTTGAATAATATGGTAGCCAATCCCAGAGGCATGCAAGGTTTTCCACCAAATTTAACTTCGCTTACCATTTTGAATCTCGAGGTGATTAAGCCACTCTTCCAGTTGGGATTATTGCATAGACTCACCTCTCTTAGAGAGCTTGATTTGAAAGGTAAAGCTACAGATATGGTGTCCTTTCCATCTGAAGATGAGAAGGGTGGGAGGAAGGGGATGATGTTACCAAAGTCTCTCATCACCCTCCGAATTCAACATTTTGAGAACCTGAAGAAGTTTTCCGCCGGATTACAATGCCTCACATCTCTTCAACATGTTTATCTCATTAACTGCGAAAAGCTGAAATCTTTACCAGAGAGGGGTCTGCTTCGTTCACTTTTGAAACTTGAAATCAGCGGCTGCAAACTTCtacaaaaaaaatgcaaaagggACACAGGTCCATTCTGGCCCCGCATTGCTCATATTCCTGATGTTCGGTGTTGA
- the LOC132800560 gene encoding putative disease resistance protein At3g14460, which translates to MLCELDIENCKEVVYEDEADVMSLRSINISPAAEFQYLAEGFMQGLRRLKDLKVCSCEGMSFLWHDELQQLTCLRHLIIDDSSLQHPILDGEETRQVELWLPTKLETLELRKCDNLVKVPEGLHLTSLQELHIYECPSLISFSESGLPSSLQVLKIENCKNLISLVQEEEYSNCAATCLESLVIRNCPSLKSISSSNGSLPARFKHLSIRYCPNLQCLSWGKLPDNLRKLEIYDCDNLICLSSSCELPEALESFQIWSCNRLDSLKATLPKSLKSLLICNCGQLKWITDRGIQNLIFLQRLEISYSEGFMKVLEEVGFPPNLSSLTIRNLKVCKPLLQWGLHRVTSLRKLHLSGEATDMVSFPPEPEEEEEEEEENVDDELQGKMMLPNSLTTLNIESFKNLDKLSAGIQCLTSLQYLSICYCEQLNSFLKGGLPLSLLKLEIVYCLLLGEQCERDEGLLLPVISHIPCVEYDYFQV; encoded by the exons ATGCTTTGCGAGTTAGACATCGAGAATTGTAAAGAGGTGGTGTATGAAGATGAAGCAGACGTCATGTCACTCAGGTCTATTAATATTTCTCCTGCTGCAGAGTTTCAGTACCTAGCAGAAGGATTCATGCAAGGTTTGAGAAGATTAAAGGATTTGAAGGTCTGTAGTTGTGAAGGAATGTCATTTCTGTGGCATGATGAATTGCAACAGCTGACATGTCTTCGTCATTTAATAATTGATGACAGTTCCTTACAGCATCCCATACTGGATGGAGAAGAAACAAGACAGGTAGAGTTGTGGTTGCCTACCAAACTCGAAACTCTGGAATTAAGGAAATGTGACAATCTTGTTAAGGTACCCGAAGGATTGCACCTAACATCACTTCAAGAGCTACACATATATGAGTGCCCAAGTCTCATATCGTTTTCGGAGTCCGGTTTGCCATCTTCTCTCCAAGTTTTGAAGATTGAAAACTGCAAAAATCTGATATCCTTGGTGCAAGAGGAGGAGTACAGTAATTGTGCAGCTACTTGTCTGGAGTCTTTGGTTATTAGAAACTGTCCATCTCTTAAATCCATATCATCATCCAATGGCAGCTTACCAGCAAGGTTTAAACACCTTTCCATCAGGTATTGTCCAAATCTCCAGTGTTTATCATGGGGCAAGTTACCAGACAACCTTAGAAagcttgaaatatatgattgtGACAATTTAATTTGCTTATCATCGTCCTGTGAGCTACCTGAGGCGCTTGAAAGCTTCCAGATCTGGAGTTGCAATAGGCTTGACTCCTTGAAAGCCACATTGCCCAAATCGCTTAAAAGCCTTCTCATATGTAATTGTGGACAGCTGAAGTGGATAACAGATAG AGGCATTCAAAATCTCATCTTTCTTCAAAGATTGGAGATATCTTACAGTGAAGGATTCATGAAGGTTTTAGAAGAAGTCGGTTTTCCACCAAACTTAAGTTCGCTTACCATTAGAAATCTCAAGGTGTGTAAGCCACTCTTGCAGTGGGGATTGCATAGAGTCACCTCTCTTAGAAAGCTTCATTTGAGTGGTGAGGCTACAGATATGGTGTCATTTCCACCTGAacctgaagaagaagaagaagaagaagaagagaatgtGGATGATGAGCTGCAGGGGAAGATGATGTTGCCAAACTCTCTCACCACCCTCAACATTGAGAGTTTCAAGAACTTGGATAAGTTATCTGCGGGAATTCAATGTCTCACCTCTCTTCAATATCTTTCCATCTGTTACTGCGAGCAGCTCAATTCTTTCCTCAAGGGGGGTCTGCCTCTTTCACTGTTGAAGCTCGAAATCGTTTACTGCCTACTTCTAGGAGAACAATGTGAACGGGATGAAGGTCTGCTCTTGCCCGTCATTTCTCATATTCCTTGTGTCGAGTATGATTACTTTCAAGTttga
- the LOC112491604 gene encoding putative disease resistance RPP13-like protein 1, which yields MIQAVLSVAEEKQLTSKSVKLWLDDLRDLAYDTEDMLEKLFTELLRRKIENLHQAISSEVWSFIPTCGTGFGNLMFNFVSEINETTRRLEGISQRKDSLGLNDIDGSMMEWKRPPSSSFPDGPMIGRDVYKRKIVKLLLRNQQSNLKFDMVGIVGMSGLGKTTLAGLVFNDDAMKHFDIKVWVSVSDDFNYVRLTKAILKSIKLESDTDEEFRKLQEHLSKILVDNKFLIVLDDVRNTKNDLHDLWLTFQSPFRAGAPGSKIIVTTREVDVAKAMGAVRNYTLECVSDDDCWNAFVQHAFFIRNISEVPNLGSLRKKIIAKCNGLPLAARTLGGLLHCREINEWEDILNDKSWTLLNQSNILPLLGLSYYYLPSPLKRCFAYCSVLPEDNEFEEKQLILLWMAEGLIKQPEGSRQIEDLGREYFRELLSRSFFQKSRKDESKYVMHELMNDLAQWVAGEICFRLEDELDGDNNAGLLKRLVAHLTLKLAWMAFKGLEPSPNSSICRLSYHLHNHIHIMSVVS from the coding sequence ATGATTCAAGCCGTGCTCTCTGTCGCAGAGGAGAAGCAACTTACCAGCAAGTCTGTGAAACTCTGGCTGGATGATCTCAGAGACTTGGCTTATGACACGGAAGATATGCTGGAGAAGCTTTTTACAGAACTGCTGCGGCGCAAGATAGAGAATTTGCATCAAGCTATCTCAAGTGAGGTATGGAGCTTCATCCCTACTTGTGGTACTGGCTTTGGaaatttaatgtttaatttCGTTTCGGAAATTAATGAAACCACTAGAAGGTTGGAAGGTATATCTCAAAGGAAAGATAGTCTTGGTTTAAATGATATTGATGGATCTATGATGGAATGGAAAAGGCCACCAAGTTCAAGTTTTCCTGATGGTCCAATGATTGGAAGAGATGTATACAAGAGGAAAATAGTTAAATTGCTGTTAAGGAATCAGCAAAGCaatctcaagtttgatatggTTGGCATAGTTGGGATGTCTGGACTTGGAAAGACAACACTTGCAGGGTTGGTGTTCAATGATGATGCCATGAAACATTTTGACATAAAAGTTTGGGTTTCTGTTTCGGATGACTTTAATTATGTGAGGTTAACAAAGGCAATTCTTAAATCAATCAAATTGGAAAGTGATACGGATGAGGAGTTCCGTAAACTTCAGGAACATTTGAGTAAAATATTGGTAGACAATAAGTTTTTGATTGTTTTAGATGATGTCCGGAATACCAAAAATGATCTTCATGATCTCTGGTTAACCTTTCAATCCCCCTTCAGAGCTGGAGCTCCAGGAAGTAAGATAATTGTCACAACAAGAGAAGTAGATGTAGCAAAGGCAATGGGAGCAGTTCGAAATTATACTCTGGAGTGTGTATCAGATGATGATTGTTGGAATGCATTTGTGCAGCATGCATTCTTCATAAGAAATATTAGTGAGGTGCCAAATTTGGGATCACTAAGGAAGAAAATTATTGCAAAATGCAATGGCTTGCCCTTGGCAGCACGAACTCTTGGTGGCCTTCTACATTGCAGAGAAATAAATGAATGGGAGGATATATTGAATGACAAATCATGGACCTTATTGAATCAGAGTAACATTCTCCCATTGTTAGGATTGAGCTACTACTATCTCCCTTCCCCTTTGAAAAGGTGTTTTGCCTACTGCTCAGTACTTCCAGAAGACAATGAATTTGAGGAAAAACAATTGATCCTCTTATGGATGGCGGAAGGGTTGATTAAGCAACCAGAAGGGAGCCGACAAATAGAAGATTTGGGCAGAGAGTATTTCCGTGAGCTATTGTCAAGGTCATTCTTTCAGAAATCAAGAAAGGATGAATCAAAGTATGTTATGCATGAGCTCATGAATGATTTGGCTCAATGGGTTGCAGGAGAAATATGTTTTAGGTTGGAAGATGAGCTGGATGGTGACAACAATGCAGGACTTTTGAAAAGGCTCGTTGCTCATCTTACATTAAAGCTGGCCTGGATGGCATTCAAAGGCTTGGAGCCTTCTCCAAATTCAAGCATTTGTAGACTTTCCTACCACTTGCACAATCATATTCATATAATGAGCGTGGTTTCTTGA